A single Ktedonobacterales bacterium DNA region contains:
- a CDS encoding UbiA family prenyltransferase has translation MVKKRSFGQIASGFFLLSHPGPVALHIIAVAAFAVFALWPHLVWNIILLVIAAHAAMQLSIAMLNDYCDRRLDALSKPGKPIVRGLVTPREALVVGLFMIALMVGLLLFLNPLALLISLAYLALGQAYNLGLKSTPWSGIVLALMISLIPLYVLAGVNRIPPASFWLVPAGFLVGVALNLANSLPDVESDIAGGAKTLAVVLGVKGSFMCCPLLILAAVALMETLTVLGIVPAQPWMMIVLLVIALLAIGTMIRFFGPQKPIQTRQTYFYLVASTCLLLGIGWFIVVAV, from the coding sequence ATGGTCAAAAAACGCAGCTTTGGTCAGATCGCATCCGGCTTTTTTCTCCTCTCTCACCCAGGACCAGTTGCCCTTCACATCATCGCTGTTGCCGCGTTTGCAGTCTTCGCCCTATGGCCCCATCTGGTCTGGAATATCATCCTTCTGGTGATTGCCGCGCACGCGGCCATGCAATTGTCCATTGCCATGCTCAATGACTACTGTGACCGTCGCTTAGACGCGCTCAGCAAACCAGGCAAGCCCATTGTGCGTGGATTGGTCACGCCCCGCGAGGCGCTCGTCGTAGGACTTTTCATGATCGCCCTCATGGTGGGACTCTTGCTGTTCCTCAACCCGCTGGCTTTGTTGATCTCGCTGGCTTACCTGGCGCTGGGGCAGGCATATAACCTCGGACTCAAATCAACCCCCTGGAGCGGAATTGTCCTGGCCCTGATGATCTCCCTCATCCCTCTCTACGTCCTGGCGGGCGTCAACCGCATCCCCCCGGCAAGCTTCTGGTTAGTTCCGGCTGGTTTTCTGGTGGGTGTTGCGCTGAATCTGGCAAACTCCCTCCCTGATGTGGAGAGCGACATAGCCGGAGGCGCAAAAACACTGGCAGTGGTGCTGGGGGTGAAAGGGTCATTCATGTGCTGCCCGTTGCTGATCCTGGCGGCTGTGGCGCTTATGGAGACTTTGACCGTATTGGGCATTGTTCCTGCCCAGCCCTGGATGATGATCGTTCTACTGGTCATCGCCCTGCTGGCTATAGGAACAATGATCCGCTTCTTCGGGCCGCAGAAGCCCATCCAGACGCGCCAAACCTACTTCTATCTGGTCGCGTCAACCTGTCTGCTCTTAGGAATAGGCTGGTTCATCGTCGTCGCAGTATAA